Proteins encoded in a region of the Carassius carassius chromosome 49, fCarCar2.1, whole genome shotgun sequence genome:
- the LOC132132821 gene encoding caspase-7-like, translated as MSFCKFPFTADKTVKNRALIVSVENFYSDADLKKRNGVKRDTRRLHKILSKLGFSVDIRMDFEAHEIYEAFKAESEKTVKDCFVGIISSHGEEGVVFGADGRAVKLAEIYSYFGVPSMADKSKLFLIQACRGHGLDGGVEVEADSSFSEEEDGMFELFSIPIDTAVMYATSPGYGAFMHPLGSPLIQTLCDLLEKKGGPDLEITRLLTQLNYQVAYNFESRGKLLGGKKQMPCFVTRFTREVFPFMDSQMAEAEDLSLTFAATQLINEPRRSRKNSIS; from the exons ATGtctttttgtaaatttccttTCACGGCTGACAAGACTGTGAAGAACAGGGCACTGATAGTGTCTGTGGAGAACTTCTATTCAGATGCAGATCTGAAGAAGAGGAACGGGGTGAAGAGAGACACTAGAAGACTTCACAAAATCCTCAGCAAGCTCGGCTTCTCTGTGGACATCAGAATGGACTTTGAAGCACATGAGATTTATGAAGCATTTAAAGCAG AGAGTGAGAAGACGGTCAAAGACTGTTTTGTGGGCATCATATCCAGTCACGGTGAGGAGGGAGTTGTGTTTGGTGCTGATGGACGTGCTGTGAAACTAGCAGAGATCTACAGCTACTTTGGAGTCCCGTCAATGGCAGACAAGAGCAAACTCTTCCTCATTCAG GCTTGTCGAGGGCATGGTTTGGATGGAGGTGTGGAGGTGGAGGCAGATTCTTCATTCTCAGAGGAAGAGGACGGCATGTTTGAGCTCTTTTCCATCCCTATTGACACAGCAGTCATGTACGCCACATCTCCAG GGTACGGTGCATTCATGCATCCTCTAGGCTCGCCGTTGATTCAAACTCTCTGTGATTTGCTAGAAAAGAAAGGAGGTCCAGATCTGGAGATCACGAGACTTCTGACACAACTGAATTATCAGGTGGCCTACAACTTTGAATCCAGAGGGAAACTGCTGGGAGGCAAAAAGCAGATGCCATGTTTTGTGACCCGCTTCACCAGAGAGGTTTTCCCATTCATGGACAGTCAGATGGCAGAAGCAGAAGATTTGAGCTTGACCTTTGCAGCAACGCAGCTTATCAATGAACCCAGAAGGTCACGGAAGAACTCCATCAGCTGA
- the LOC132132820 gene encoding caspase-7-like, protein MMSFRFPFTADKTVKNRALIVSVENFYSDADLKKRNGVKRDTRRLHKILSKLGFSVDIRMDIEAHEIYEAFKAESEKTVKDCFVGIISSHGEEGVVFGADGRAVKLAEIYSYFGVPSMADKSKLFLIQACRGHGLDGGVEVEADSSFSEEEDGMFELFSIPIDTAVMYATSPGYGAFMHPLGSPLIQTLCDLLEKKGGPDLEITRLLTQLNYQVAYNFESRGKLLGGKKQMPCFVTRFTREVFPFMDSQMAEAEDLSLTFAATQLINEPRRSRKNSIS, encoded by the exons ATGATGTCTTTTAGATTTCCCTTCACGGCTGACAAGACTGTGAAGAACAGGGCACTGATAGTGTCTGTGGAGAACTTCTATTCAGATGCAGATCTGAAGAAGAGGAACGGGGTGAAGAGAGACACTAGAAGACTTCACAAGATCCTCAGCAAGCTCGGCTTCTCTGTGGACATCAGAATGGACATTGAAGCACATGAGATTTATGAAGCATTTAAAGCAG AGAGCGAGAAGACGGTCAAAGACTGTTTTGTGGGCATCATATCCAGTCACGGTGAGGAGGGAGTTGTGTTTGGTGCTGATGGACGTGCTGTGAAACTAGCAGAGATCTACAGCTACTTTGGAGTCCCGTCAATGGCAGACAAGAGCAAACTCTTCCTCATTCAG GCTTGTCGAGGGCATGGTTTGGATGGAGGTGTGGAGGTGGAGGCAGATTCTTCATTCTCAGAGGAAGAGGACGGCATGTTTGAGCTCTTTTCCATCCCTATTGACACAGCAGTCATGTACGCCACATCTCCAG GGTACGGTGCATTCATGCATCCTCTAGGCTCGCCGTTGATTCAAACTCTCTGTGATTTGCTAGAAAAGAAAGGAGGTCCAGATCTGGAGATCACGAGACTTCTGACACAACTGAATTATCAGGTGGCCTACAACTTTGAATCCAGAGGGAAACTGCTGGGAGGCAAAAAGCAGATGCCATGTTTTGTGACCCGCTTCACCAGAGAGGTTTTCCCATTCATGGACAGTCAGATGGCAGAAGCAGAAGATTTGAGCTTGACCTTTGCAGCAACGCAGCTTATCAATGAACCCAGAAGGTCACGGAAGAACTCCATCAGCTGA